Proteins encoded together in one Rhodospirillaceae bacterium window:
- a CDS encoding pentapeptide repeat-containing protein yields the protein MKKVCSVAGMPLLALLASLAFAGQAFACSCFSTGYTSDEAELKKLRQQDLIAEGRITTITSLHTLEECRAAESDLQKLCGPDSDASCGQPLQAKLYECQGDMIAEVELTTIWKGSFRPKINARFSRDTGGNCGLNLDAGSILLIETETDATQTVHLSTCNTVSSEWITSSHAAKTRGVWERYRGEWQTLLDAVAEAPADSSRLWALAEFLETNNDRLGALDSYRRLIALLPDDPQTHAGAARASYALERFADAVAFANAAHDLSPSDAEIEILYRRAQFQAGESIDPSLVDFRGMKLAIRNLDAANLAGKDFSDAELENVSFRGAMLDRANFANALVNTVDFSNASLRQADFRFNSVPVWREPLMASQFQGADLSGARFDGITLSIHSTWDGAGDASALAAANLAGAHLSCDGLSQSDLIAVSPAELEPLWQKHMSDMRLIDNLRTQQPAVIVEADCATVVNDYLALPPTCRPWRLEASTHPYCGLPQ from the coding sequence ATGAAGAAGGTCTGTTCGGTCGCAGGCATGCCGTTGTTGGCGCTGCTCGCGTCACTTGCCTTCGCCGGGCAAGCATTCGCCTGCTCCTGCTTCAGTACTGGTTATACGAGCGACGAGGCAGAGCTTAAGAAGCTGCGACAACAGGATCTCATTGCGGAAGGCCGCATCACCACCATCACGTCCTTGCATACGCTGGAAGAATGCCGGGCCGCCGAGTCAGACCTTCAGAAATTGTGTGGCCCCGATTCCGACGCCAGCTGCGGCCAACCCCTTCAGGCGAAGCTCTATGAGTGCCAAGGCGACATGATCGCCGAGGTCGAACTGACGACGATCTGGAAGGGAAGTTTCAGGCCCAAGATCAACGCAAGATTCTCGCGCGACACGGGCGGCAATTGCGGCCTCAACCTCGACGCCGGTTCCATACTTCTTATCGAAACGGAAACCGACGCCACGCAAACGGTCCATTTGAGCACCTGCAATACCGTCAGCTCCGAGTGGATCACTAGCAGCCATGCCGCGAAGACGCGCGGTGTCTGGGAGCGCTATCGCGGAGAGTGGCAGACGCTGCTGGATGCTGTGGCCGAAGCGCCGGCGGACAGCAGCCGATTGTGGGCGCTCGCTGAGTTTCTCGAGACCAACAATGATCGCCTCGGCGCCCTCGACAGCTATCGCCGCCTCATCGCCCTCCTCCCTGACGATCCACAAACACATGCTGGCGCGGCCCGGGCATCCTATGCGCTTGAACGCTTTGCCGATGCGGTCGCCTTTGCCAATGCGGCGCATGACCTGTCACCAAGCGATGCGGAGATCGAGATCCTCTATCGCCGTGCCCAATTCCAAGCCGGCGAATCCATTGACCCGTCGCTGGTTGATTTTCGCGGCATGAAACTCGCGATCAGGAATCTCGACGCGGCCAACCTCGCTGGCAAGGATTTCTCGGATGCCGAGCTCGAAAATGTCTCCTTCCGCGGCGCGATGCTCGACCGCGCAAACTTTGCCAATGCCTTAGTGAACACCGTCGACTTCAGCAACGCTTCGCTCCGACAGGCCGATTTCCGGTTCAACTCGGTACCAGTCTGGCGCGAACCCCTGATGGCTTCCCAATTCCAGGGTGCGGACCTGTCCGGCGCACGTTTTGACGGCATAACACTCTCGATCCATTCCACCTGGGATGGCGCCGGCGATGCATCGGCGCTTGCCGCGGCCAATCTTGCGGGTGCCCACCTGTCCTGCGATGGTCTCAGCCAATCCGATCTGATTGCCGTCAGCCCGGCGGAGTTGGAACCGCTTTGGCAAAAACACATGAGCGACATGCGTCTGATCGATAACTTGCGAACTCAGCAGCCGGCCGTGATCGTCGAAGCGGACTGCGCGACGGTCGTCAACGATTACCTGGCCCTGCCGCCAACTTGCCGCCCCTGGCGTCTTGAGGCGTCAACGCATCCCTATTGCGGTCTGCCGCAATGA